One window of Xanthomonas sp. 10-10 genomic DNA carries:
- the nadC gene encoding carboxylating nicotinate-nucleotide diphosphorylase: MSSSVRTVPAAPPAALVDADVARALAEDIGSGDVTAALLPDQADSAYLLCKQDAVIAGRPWFDATHRALDPQVRIDWHVHEGQHVSAGTVLAILQGRSRSLVSAERTSLNFLQTLSATATATAAYVAEVAGTGAHILDTRKTLPGLRMAQKYAVRCGGGDNHRIGLFDTVMLKENHIRAAGSLGAAVHAARAQQPQLPLVVEVETLAQLREALQVGCTRILIDDFDPAMRREAVRIVAALPVDQRIPLEVSGSVDLAGIRAIAQDGVDCISIGGLTKHVQAVDLSLKLGPPPH; encoded by the coding sequence GTGAGTTCGTCCGTGCGTACCGTGCCTGCGGCTCCGCCAGCGGCGTTGGTCGATGCCGATGTGGCGCGCGCGCTGGCCGAAGACATCGGCTCTGGCGATGTGACTGCCGCGCTGCTGCCCGACCAAGCCGACAGCGCCTATCTGTTGTGCAAGCAGGACGCGGTGATCGCCGGCCGACCCTGGTTCGATGCCACCCATCGTGCGCTCGACCCACAGGTACGCATCGACTGGCACGTACACGAAGGTCAGCACGTCAGCGCCGGCACGGTGCTGGCCATCCTGCAAGGCCGTAGCCGCAGCCTGGTCAGTGCCGAACGCACATCGCTGAACTTTCTGCAGACGCTCTCCGCCACCGCCACCGCCACCGCGGCCTATGTGGCGGAAGTGGCAGGCACCGGCGCCCACATCCTGGACACGCGCAAGACGCTGCCGGGCCTGCGCATGGCGCAGAAATACGCGGTGCGCTGCGGTGGCGGCGACAATCACCGCATCGGCCTGTTCGATACGGTGATGCTCAAGGAAAACCATATCCGCGCCGCCGGCTCGCTCGGCGCAGCCGTGCATGCGGCACGTGCGCAGCAACCGCAGTTGCCGCTGGTGGTGGAGGTGGAAACGCTGGCGCAGCTGCGCGAGGCCTTGCAGGTGGGCTGCACGCGCATCCTGATCGACGACTTCGACCCGGCGATGCGTCGCGAGGCGGTGCGCATCGTTGCCGCACTGCCGGTGGATCAGCGCATCCCGCTGGAAGTCTCCGGCAGCGTCGACCTGGCCGGCATCCGCGCAATTGCACAGGACGGCGTGGACTGCATTTCCATCGGCGGGTTGACCAAGCATGTGCAGGCGGTGGATCTGTCGCTCAAACTCGGCCCGCCGCCGCACTGA
- a CDS encoding DUF2272 domain-containing protein: MTVRPWPWMCLLLAGLGGGAAAAEVCDVPPRFGTSPAAIAIVRSACNEHRLWQHPFIDAKGRLASLGVTEAESGYLADHGVVAWQRVADYWRDSGTLASMGGRPGASSCAALDGTRYTASDCRAFLIDNPWSAAFISWVMTQARLSGFHRSARHLDYIRSAYNDGATGPYQFADPAVEKPAPGDLLCLLRGRSVALGYAGLKAALGGSASMPWQSHCDVVVAANVGGDRTLYLIGGNVFNTVMMRKMPLDRAGRVVLPTPQSDNAQDQNEDSLGAASECTPAHEELCDFNRRDWAALLKLRPDAAMLAPPPTEPLPAPTAPPAEQTMPPGFPRVVPPRPETQPAPTQQPG; encoded by the coding sequence ATGACCGTAAGACCCTGGCCGTGGATGTGCCTGTTGCTTGCAGGATTGGGAGGCGGCGCTGCGGCTGCGGAAGTGTGCGATGTGCCGCCGCGGTTCGGCACCAGCCCCGCCGCTATCGCCATCGTGCGCTCGGCCTGCAATGAGCATCGTCTGTGGCAACACCCGTTCATCGATGCCAAAGGGCGCCTTGCCAGCCTGGGCGTGACCGAAGCCGAATCGGGCTATCTCGCCGACCATGGTGTCGTCGCCTGGCAGCGCGTGGCAGACTATTGGCGCGACAGCGGCACGCTTGCTTCGATGGGCGGCCGTCCCGGCGCGTCAAGTTGCGCTGCATTGGATGGCACCCGCTACACCGCCAGCGATTGTCGCGCGTTTCTGATCGACAACCCGTGGTCGGCCGCTTTCATTTCATGGGTGATGACGCAAGCCAGACTGAGCGGATTCCACCGTTCAGCGCGCCATCTGGACTACATTCGCAGCGCGTACAACGACGGTGCCACCGGCCCGTACCAGTTCGCCGACCCTGCCGTCGAAAAGCCTGCACCCGGCGATCTGCTCTGCCTGCTCCGCGGGCGCAGCGTGGCGCTTGGCTACGCAGGATTGAAGGCCGCGTTGGGCGGTAGCGCATCGATGCCATGGCAATCGCATTGCGATGTGGTGGTGGCTGCCAATGTCGGCGGCGATCGCACGCTGTATCTGATCGGCGGCAATGTGTTCAACACCGTGATGATGCGCAAGATGCCGCTGGACCGCGCCGGTCGGGTGGTATTGCCGACGCCGCAGTCCGACAACGCGCAGGACCAGAACGAAGACAGCCTTGGCGCCGCCAGCGAATGCACGCCGGCACACGAAGAACTATGCGACTTCAATCGTCGCGACTGGGCTGCGTTGCTGAAGCTGCGTCCTGATGCGGCGATGCTGGCGCCACCGCCGACCGAACCACTGCCTGCGCCCACCGCACCGCCTGCCGAGCAGACGATGCCACCAGGTTTTCCACGCGTGGTGCCGCCGCGCCCGGAAACGCAGCCGGCGCCGACGCAGCAGCCTGGTTGA
- the pnp gene encoding polyribonucleotide nucleotidyltransferase: MAKITKTFQYGKHTVTLETGEVARQASGAVIVKMDDTVLLVTAVAAKTAREGQDFFPLTVDYQEKFYAGGRIPGGFFKREGRATEKETLISRLIDRPIRPLFPEDYKNEVQIIATVMSMNPDIDGDIAALIGASAALSLAGTPFNGPIGAAKVGYKNGEYILNPTIAELKDSQLELVVAGTANAVLMVESEAALLSEEVMLGAVTFGHRELQKVINAINELTVEAGTKPSTWVAPAKNTALINALKEAVGTQLASAFQVRDKLQRRDAISAIKKDVMESLAGRVASEGWSSAELSKEFGELEYHTMRDSVLDTKVRIDGRALDTVRPIAVQAGVLPRTHGSALFTRGETQAIVVTTLGTARDGQVIDAVSGEYKENFLFHYNFPPYSVGECGRFGAPKRREIGHGRLAKRGVLAVMPSLEEFPYTIRVVSEITESNGSSSMASVCGSSLALMDAGVPIKAPVAGIAMGLVKENDRFVVLSDILGDEDHLGDMDFKVAGTAEGVSALQMDIKIEGITEEIMKQALQQAKAGRLHILGEMAHALTAPRQELSDYAPRLLTIKIHPDKIREVIGKGGSTIQAITKETGTQIDIQDDGTIIIASVNAIAAQAAKSRIEQITSDVEPGRIYEGKVAKIMDFGAFVTILPGKDGLVHVSQISSERVEKVGDKLKEGDLVRVKVLEVDKQGRIRLSIKAVEEGEGVPPSAE, encoded by the coding sequence GTGGCAAAAATCACCAAAACCTTCCAGTACGGCAAGCACACCGTCACCCTGGAGACGGGCGAAGTCGCTCGCCAGGCGAGCGGTGCCGTCATCGTCAAGATGGACGACACCGTACTGCTGGTCACCGCCGTCGCCGCAAAAACCGCGCGCGAAGGGCAGGACTTCTTCCCCCTGACGGTCGATTATCAGGAGAAGTTCTACGCCGGCGGCCGCATCCCGGGCGGCTTCTTCAAGCGCGAAGGACGTGCGACCGAGAAGGAAACGTTGATCTCGCGCCTGATCGACCGTCCGATCCGTCCGCTGTTCCCGGAGGACTACAAGAACGAAGTACAGATCATCGCGACCGTGATGTCGATGAACCCGGACATCGACGGCGACATCGCCGCGTTGATCGGTGCGTCGGCTGCACTGTCGCTGGCCGGCACCCCCTTCAATGGCCCGATCGGCGCCGCCAAGGTGGGCTACAAGAACGGTGAGTACATCCTCAACCCGACCATCGCCGAGCTGAAGGATTCGCAGCTGGAGCTGGTGGTCGCCGGTACCGCCAATGCGGTGCTGATGGTGGAGTCGGAAGCGGCGCTGCTGTCCGAAGAAGTGATGCTGGGCGCAGTGACCTTCGGTCATCGCGAACTGCAGAAGGTCATCAATGCGATCAACGAGCTGACCGTCGAAGCCGGCACCAAGCCCAGCACCTGGGTTGCGCCTGCCAAGAACACCGCGCTGATCAACGCGCTGAAGGAAGCCGTCGGCACGCAGCTGGCGAGCGCCTTCCAGGTGCGCGACAAGCTGCAGCGTCGCGATGCCATCTCGGCGATCAAGAAGGACGTGATGGAGTCGCTGGCCGGCCGCGTCGCCTCCGAGGGCTGGAGCAGCGCCGAGCTGTCGAAGGAATTCGGCGAGCTGGAATACCACACCATGCGCGACTCGGTGCTCGACACCAAGGTGCGTATCGATGGTCGTGCGCTGGATACCGTGCGTCCGATCGCGGTGCAGGCCGGCGTGCTGCCGCGTACCCACGGCTCGGCGCTGTTCACCCGCGGCGAGACGCAGGCGATCGTGGTCACCACGCTGGGCACTGCCCGCGATGGCCAGGTGATCGATGCGGTCAGCGGCGAGTACAAGGAAAACTTCCTGTTCCATTACAACTTCCCTCCTTATTCGGTGGGCGAGTGCGGTCGTTTCGGTGCGCCGAAGCGTCGCGAAATCGGTCATGGCCGTCTGGCCAAGCGCGGCGTGCTCGCCGTGATGCCGAGCCTGGAAGAATTTCCGTATACGATCCGCGTGGTCTCGGAAATCACCGAGTCCAATGGCTCCTCGTCGATGGCATCGGTCTGCGGCAGCTCGCTGGCGCTGATGGATGCCGGCGTGCCGATCAAGGCCCCGGTCGCAGGTATCGCGATGGGCCTGGTCAAGGAAAACGACCGCTTCGTGGTGCTGTCGGACATCCTGGGTGACGAAGATCACCTCGGCGACATGGACTTCAAGGTGGCCGGTACTGCAGAAGGCGTGTCCGCGCTGCAGATGGACATCAAGATCGAAGGCATCACCGAAGAGATCATGAAGCAGGCATTGCAGCAGGCCAAGGCCGGCCGTCTGCACATCCTCGGCGAGATGGCGCATGCACTGACCGCCCCGCGTCAGGAGCTGAGCGACTACGCGCCGCGCTTGCTGACCATCAAGATCCACCCGGACAAGATCCGCGAAGTGATCGGCAAGGGCGGCTCGACCATCCAGGCGATCACCAAGGAAACCGGTACGCAGATCGACATCCAGGACGACGGCACGATCATCATCGCCTCGGTCAACGCGATCGCCGCGCAAGCTGCCAAGTCGCGTATCGAGCAGATCACCTCGGACGTGGAGCCGGGCCGCATCTACGAAGGCAAGGTCGCCAAGATCATGGACTTCGGCGCGTTCGTCACCATCCTGCCGGGCAAGGACGGCCTGGTGCACGTCTCGCAGATTTCCAGCGAGCGCGTGGAGAAGGTCGGCGACAAGCTGAAGGAAGGCGATCTGGTCCGCGTCAAGGTGCTGGAAGTGGACAAGCAGGGCCGTATCCGTCTGTCGATCAAGGCAGTGGAAGAAGGCGAGGGCGTTCCGCCGTCGGCCGAGTAA
- the rpsO gene encoding 30S ribosomal protein S15: protein MSVDTQKVIEDNKRSAQDTGSPEVQVALLTARIELLTGHFKTHKKDHHSRRGLLQMVNRRRSLLDYLKKKDNDRYKSLIEKLGLRR, encoded by the coding sequence ATGTCCGTCGACACCCAGAAAGTTATTGAAGACAACAAGCGCAGCGCCCAGGACACCGGTTCGCCGGAAGTGCAGGTCGCTCTGCTGACCGCACGCATCGAGCTGCTGACCGGCCACTTCAAGACCCACAAGAAGGATCACCACAGCCGTCGCGGTCTGCTGCAGATGGTCAACCGTCGCCGCAGCCTGCTCGACTACCTGAAGAAGAAGGACAACGATCGTTACAAGTCGTTGATCGAGAAGCTCGGCCTGCGCCGCTAA
- the truB gene encoding tRNA pseudouridine(55) synthase TruB: protein MKPRIVYRPLHGILLLDKPAGLSSNAALQAARRLLRAEKGGHTGSLDPLATGLLPLCLGEATKIAGLLLGSAKAYDAEVVLGVTTDTDDADGEPLRERAVPALSEEAVRAALAPFIGRIQQQAPIYSALKQGGEPLYAKARRGEAIEAPVREVDVHAIELIGYHAPRLQLRVTCGSGTYIRSLARDLGESLGCGAHIAALRRLWVEPFRSPQMMTLEALSAAVESGARAQDLLLPIQAGLADFAQITLDHAHATRFRMGQRLRDPAFPAGQVAVFGPDGSPSGLGLVDADGRLSPQRLFNGLNETPGC, encoded by the coding sequence TTGAAACCCCGCATCGTCTATCGCCCGCTGCACGGCATCCTGTTGCTGGACAAACCGGCCGGGCTCAGTTCCAACGCTGCATTGCAGGCCGCACGCCGCTTGTTGCGTGCCGAAAAGGGCGGCCACACCGGCAGCCTGGACCCGCTGGCCACCGGCTTGCTGCCGTTATGCCTGGGCGAGGCGACCAAGATCGCCGGCTTGCTGCTGGGTTCGGCCAAGGCGTACGACGCCGAGGTGGTACTGGGCGTCACCACCGATACCGACGATGCCGACGGCGAGCCGCTGCGCGAGCGTGCGGTGCCTGCGCTGAGCGAAGAGGCAGTGCGCGCGGCCTTGGCCCCGTTTATCGGGCGCATCCAGCAGCAGGCCCCGATCTATTCCGCGCTCAAGCAGGGTGGCGAGCCGCTGTATGCCAAGGCACGCAGGGGCGAAGCGATCGAGGCGCCGGTACGTGAGGTCGACGTGCATGCGATCGAGTTGATCGGCTACCACGCGCCGCGCCTGCAGTTGCGCGTGACCTGCGGCTCCGGCACCTACATCCGCAGCCTGGCCCGCGATCTGGGCGAAAGTCTCGGCTGCGGTGCGCATATCGCCGCGCTGCGCCGGCTCTGGGTAGAGCCGTTCCGCTCGCCCCAGATGATGACCCTGGAAGCGTTGAGCGCAGCAGTGGAATCGGGCGCGCGGGCGCAGGATCTGCTGCTGCCGATCCAGGCAGGGCTGGCCGATTTTGCGCAGATCACCCTCGATCACGCCCATGCGACCCGCTTCCGGATGGGACAAAGGCTGCGCGATCCGGCGTTTCCAGCCGGCCAGGTCGCCGTTTTCGGCCCGGATGGAAGCCCGTCAGGCCTTGGCCTTGTTGACGCTGACGGCCGGCTGTCGCCACAGCGCTTGTTCAATGGACTGAACGAAACTCCAGGTTGTTAA
- the rbfA gene encoding 30S ribosome-binding factor RbfA, translating into MPTKSFHRTDRVSAQVRRDLGTIVHAAVRDHGLPSVSVSDVEISRDLAHAKVFVTALQQERSAEAVKGLKEIAGQLRTQLARAMKLRHVPELHFHYDDSVDRGERIDNLLRDLDDVGPQATSSDEDAEQR; encoded by the coding sequence ATGCCAACCAAATCATTCCATCGCACCGACCGCGTCTCTGCGCAGGTGCGTCGCGACCTCGGCACCATCGTGCACGCGGCCGTGCGCGACCACGGCCTGCCGTCGGTCAGCGTGTCCGATGTCGAAATCAGCCGCGATCTGGCGCACGCCAAGGTGTTCGTCACCGCGCTGCAGCAGGAGCGCTCGGCCGAAGCGGTCAAGGGGCTCAAGGAAATCGCCGGTCAGCTGCGCACGCAACTGGCGCGCGCGATGAAGCTGCGTCATGTGCCCGAGCTGCACTTTCACTACGACGACTCGGTCGACCGTGGCGAACGCATCGACAACCTGCTGCGTGACCTGGACGATGTCGGTCCGCAGGCCACGTCCAGCGATGAGGACGCCGAGCAGCGCTGA
- the infB gene encoding translation initiation factor IF-2, producing the protein MSQQTTIRKLAELVNTPVDKLLVQLAEAGMKFSGPDQVVTSTEKMKLLGFLRRTHGKADTPAEAASEAAKKITLNRRKLQEVTVNAGRTKTTVNVEVRQKRTYVKSENEGGGRAAPMTPDEERADILRKLEESRKRNLDEQQRLAESDRVRDEAIQRKRDEEQAAKDRAEAERKAAEEAAAAASAPAPVAAAPTPSSAPAARAPSSPSSAPRPSRPAGASPASRPATPARPDDRNNAAKHKTRGSHVMVAGVEDDDATKRFAGQLHLSAADRARRSNVRGKPTGRPGSSSSRRGNDGGRGSNQGNSGPHGFERPTAPVVREVAIGETITVADLAQKLALKGGDVVKALFKMGVMATITQSIDHDTAALVTEELGHKAVRADNADFEDALLAHAEDAQGETTSRPPVVTIMGHVDHGKTSLLDYIRRTKIASGEAGGITQHIGAYHVETGRGVISFLDTPGHAAFTSMRARGAKITDIVVLVVAADDGVMPQTKEAVAHAKAAGVPLIVAVNKIDKAGADPLRVKNELLAENVVAEEFGGDTQFIEVSAKVGTGVDTLLDAISLQAEVLELKAVADGRASGTVIESSLDKGRGPVATVLVQQGALKRGDYLVCGIQYGRVRALFDETGHQPASAGPSIPVQVLGLSGVPEAGDDFVVVDDERLAKDVAQQRETKRRESRLVASATNRMEDILAQMGKGEGQQVLNLVIKADVQGSVEALKQSLVALSNDDIRINVIHSGVGGITESDANSAAASKATVIGFNVRADASARKIVESNGIDLRYFSIIYDVIDQVKQVASGLLGVEIREEIIGIAQVRDVFRSSKFGAVAGCMIIEGVVKRSKPIRVLRDSVVVFEGELESLRRFKENVDEVRNGTECGIGVKAYNDVKAGDQIECFERIEVARTL; encoded by the coding sequence ATGTCGCAGCAAACCACCATCCGCAAGCTTGCCGAACTGGTCAATACGCCGGTCGATAAACTGCTGGTTCAACTGGCCGAGGCCGGAATGAAGTTCAGCGGTCCCGACCAGGTCGTGACCAGCACCGAGAAGATGAAACTGCTTGGCTTCCTGCGTCGCACGCATGGCAAGGCCGACACGCCCGCCGAAGCGGCGAGCGAGGCAGCCAAGAAGATCACGCTCAATCGGCGCAAGCTGCAGGAAGTCACGGTCAACGCCGGCCGCACCAAGACCACGGTCAACGTGGAAGTGCGGCAGAAGCGTACTTACGTGAAGTCCGAGAACGAAGGCGGCGGCCGTGCCGCGCCGATGACGCCGGACGAAGAGCGCGCCGACATCCTGCGCAAGCTCGAGGAGTCGCGTAAGCGCAACCTCGACGAGCAGCAGCGTCTGGCCGAAAGCGATCGTGTGCGCGATGAAGCAATCCAGCGCAAGCGCGACGAGGAGCAGGCCGCAAAAGACCGCGCAGAAGCCGAGCGCAAGGCTGCCGAGGAAGCCGCTGCGGCTGCCAGTGCGCCGGCCCCGGTTGCTGCTGCGCCGACGCCGTCGTCTGCGCCCGCCGCGCGTGCTCCGTCCTCGCCGTCTTCGGCACCGCGTCCGTCCCGCCCGGCTGGCGCGTCGCCCGCCTCGCGTCCGGCGACGCCGGCCCGCCCGGACGACCGCAACAATGCCGCCAAGCACAAGACGCGCGGTTCGCACGTGATGGTGGCTGGCGTCGAAGACGACGATGCGACCAAGCGCTTTGCCGGTCAGCTGCATCTGTCTGCGGCCGATCGTGCGCGTCGTTCCAACGTGCGTGGCAAGCCGACCGGTCGTCCGGGTTCGTCGTCGTCGCGCCGTGGCAACGATGGCGGTCGCGGCAGCAACCAAGGCAATAGCGGCCCGCACGGGTTCGAGCGTCCGACCGCACCGGTGGTGCGTGAAGTAGCGATCGGCGAGACCATCACCGTGGCCGACCTGGCGCAGAAGCTCGCGCTCAAGGGCGGCGACGTGGTCAAGGCGCTGTTCAAGATGGGCGTCATGGCGACCATCACCCAGAGCATCGACCATGACACTGCTGCGCTGGTGACCGAAGAGCTCGGCCACAAGGCTGTGCGTGCCGACAATGCCGACTTCGAGGATGCGCTGCTGGCGCATGCCGAGGATGCGCAGGGCGAAACCACCTCGCGTCCGCCGGTGGTCACCATCATGGGTCACGTCGACCACGGCAAGACCTCGCTGCTGGATTACATCCGTCGGACCAAGATCGCCTCTGGCGAGGCCGGCGGCATCACCCAGCACATCGGTGCGTACCACGTCGAAACCGGCCGTGGCGTCATCAGCTTCCTGGATACGCCCGGCCATGCCGCGTTTACCTCGATGCGTGCGCGCGGCGCCAAGATCACCGACATCGTGGTGCTGGTGGTTGCAGCCGATGATGGCGTGATGCCGCAGACCAAGGAAGCGGTGGCGCATGCCAAGGCGGCGGGCGTTCCGTTGATCGTGGCGGTCAACAAGATCGACAAGGCCGGCGCGGATCCGCTGCGGGTCAAGAACGAGTTGCTGGCCGAAAACGTGGTGGCCGAAGAGTTCGGTGGCGATACCCAGTTCATCGAAGTGTCGGCCAAGGTCGGTACCGGTGTGGACACGCTGCTGGACGCGATTTCGCTACAGGCCGAAGTGCTGGAACTCAAGGCCGTGGCCGATGGCCGCGCCAGCGGTACCGTGATCGAATCGTCGCTGGACAAGGGCCGCGGCCCGGTCGCGACGGTGCTGGTGCAGCAGGGCGCGCTGAAGCGTGGCGACTACCTGGTGTGCGGCATTCAGTACGGCCGCGTGCGTGCGCTGTTCGACGAAACCGGCCATCAGCCGGCCTCGGCGGGCCCGTCGATCCCGGTGCAGGTGCTCGGCTTGTCCGGCGTGCCGGAAGCCGGCGACGACTTCGTGGTCGTCGACGACGAGCGTCTGGCCAAGGACGTGGCGCAGCAGCGCGAAACCAAGCGTCGCGAGTCGCGTCTGGTCGCCTCGGCCACCAACCGCATGGAAGACATCCTGGCCCAGATGGGCAAGGGCGAAGGCCAGCAGGTGTTGAACCTGGTGATCAAGGCCGACGTGCAGGGTTCGGTGGAAGCGCTCAAGCAGTCGCTGGTGGCCTTGTCCAACGACGACATCCGCATCAACGTGATCCACTCCGGCGTGGGCGGCATCACCGAGTCCGATGCCAATTCGGCAGCGGCCTCCAAGGCCACGGTGATCGGCTTCAACGTGCGTGCGGATGCCTCGGCGCGCAAGATCGTCGAGTCCAACGGCATCGATCTGCGTTACTTCTCGATCATCTATGACGTGATCGACCAGGTGAAGCAGGTGGCCTCCGGTCTGCTCGGCGTGGAAATCCGCGAAGAGATCATCGGTATCGCGCAGGTGCGCGATGTGTTCCGCAGCTCCAAGTTCGGCGCGGTCGCAGGCTGCATGATCATCGAAGGCGTGGTCAAGCGCAGCAAGCCGATCCGCGTGCTCCGCGACAGCGTCGTGGTGTTCGAGGGCGAGCTGGAATCGCTGCGTCGCTTCAAGGAAAACGTCGACGAAGTGCGCAACGGTACCGAGTGCGGTATCGGCGTGAAGGCCTACAACGACGTCAAGGCCGGCGATCAGATCGAGTGCTTCGAGCGTATCGAGGTTGCCCGCACGCTGTAA
- the nusA gene encoding transcription termination factor NusA has product MSKELLLVVDAVANEKGVPREVIFDAIEAALASAAKKRYPDQDVLTRVTIDHKDGNYETFRRWEVVADDVVMESPDRQVRLMDAVDEADGVDVGDYIEEQIENPDFGRIAAQAAKQVIVQRVREAERQQVVDAWKDRVGELITGVVKRAERGNIFVDLGGNAEAFIPKDKGIPRDVLRPGDRVRGYLAEVRSEPRGPQLFISRAAPEFMIELFKLEVPEVGQGLVEIKACARDPGDRAKIAVIAHDTRTDPIGACIGMRGSRVQAVSNELNGERVDIVLWNENPANFVINAMAPAEVQSIIVDEDKHSMDLAVAEDRLAQAIGKGGQNVRLASRLTGWQLNVMTADQVAAKSEAEQASARQLFMDRLEVDEEISAILVSEGFNTVEEIAYVPVGELLAVEGFDEDIVEELRARARDALLNAALAEEEGLEGTQPTEDLLALEGMDEETAFALAEHGVRTSEDLSDLAADEIVDFGIEGMTQERAAALILAARAEEIARLERGE; this is encoded by the coding sequence ATGAGCAAGGAACTTTTGCTGGTAGTGGATGCGGTGGCCAACGAAAAGGGCGTGCCGCGCGAAGTGATCTTCGATGCGATCGAGGCCGCGCTGGCTTCCGCAGCGAAGAAGCGCTATCCCGACCAGGACGTGCTGACGCGCGTGACCATCGACCACAAGGACGGTAATTACGAAACCTTCCGCCGTTGGGAAGTGGTTGCCGACGATGTCGTGATGGAATCCCCGGATCGCCAGGTGCGTCTGATGGATGCCGTCGACGAAGCCGACGGCGTGGATGTGGGCGACTACATCGAAGAACAGATCGAAAACCCGGACTTCGGCCGTATCGCGGCGCAGGCTGCCAAGCAGGTGATCGTGCAGCGTGTGCGCGAGGCCGAGCGTCAGCAGGTGGTCGATGCCTGGAAGGATCGCGTTGGCGAGTTGATCACCGGTGTGGTCAAGCGCGCCGAGCGCGGCAACATCTTTGTCGATCTGGGCGGCAATGCCGAAGCCTTCATTCCCAAGGACAAGGGCATTCCGCGCGACGTGCTGCGCCCGGGCGACCGCGTGCGCGGCTATCTGGCCGAAGTGCGCTCCGAGCCGCGTGGCCCGCAGCTGTTCATCAGCCGCGCCGCGCCGGAATTCATGATCGAGCTGTTCAAGCTCGAAGTGCCGGAAGTGGGTCAGGGCCTGGTCGAGATCAAGGCCTGCGCCCGCGACCCGGGCGATCGCGCCAAGATCGCCGTGATCGCGCACGACACCCGCACCGATCCCATCGGCGCCTGCATCGGTATGCGTGGTTCGCGCGTGCAGGCGGTGTCCAACGAGCTCAATGGCGAGCGTGTGGACATCGTGCTGTGGAACGAGAACCCGGCCAACTTCGTCATCAACGCAATGGCGCCTGCCGAAGTGCAGTCGATCATCGTCGATGAAGACAAGCACTCGATGGACCTGGCTGTGGCGGAAGACCGCCTGGCGCAGGCGATCGGCAAGGGCGGCCAGAATGTGCGCCTGGCCAGCCGCCTGACCGGCTGGCAGCTCAACGTGATGACCGCCGACCAGGTGGCCGCCAAGTCCGAGGCTGAACAGGCATCGGCGCGCCAGCTGTTCATGGACCGCCTGGAAGTGGACGAAGAAATCTCCGCGATCCTGGTATCCGAAGGCTTCAATACGGTCGAAGAAATCGCCTACGTCCCGGTCGGTGAACTGCTGGCGGTGGAAGGCTTCGACGAAGACATCGTCGAAGAACTGCGTGCCCGTGCCCGCGATGCGTTGCTCAACGCCGCGCTGGCCGAGGAAGAAGGCCTGGAAGGAACTCAGCCCACCGAGGACCTGCTGGCGCTGGAGGGGATGGACGAGGAAACGGCCTTTGCTCTGGCCGAGCACGGCGTGCGCACCAGCGAGGATTTGTCCGACCTGGCAGCGGACGAGATCGTCGACTTCGGCATCGAGGGCATGACCCAGGAGCGCGCCGCGGCGCTGATCCTGGCGGCCCGCGCCGAGGAGATCGCCCGTTTGGAGCGCGGCGAATGA
- the rimP gene encoding ribosome maturation factor RimP, translating into MSEKATEIANLLSPTVESLGLELLGVEYLPAPGGATLRLYIDVPLAEQPERVINVDDCERVSREVSAQLDVEDPISGNYTLEVSSPGVDRPLFTLEQFARHVGESAKIVLKLAQDGRRRFQGQILRTEPEADAVVFSVDGKDVQIGFDNIDKARILPDWVALGLAPQKPNKPGPKKPGHDKKKPSNESAAGKPRAE; encoded by the coding sequence GTGAGCGAAAAAGCGACCGAAATCGCGAATCTGCTGAGTCCAACGGTTGAGTCCCTGGGCTTGGAACTGCTGGGCGTGGAGTATCTTCCCGCGCCAGGCGGCGCCACGTTGCGCCTTTACATCGATGTGCCGCTGGCCGAACAGCCCGAGCGTGTCATCAACGTCGACGATTGCGAGCGCGTGAGCCGTGAAGTCTCCGCCCAGCTCGACGTCGAAGACCCGATCAGTGGCAACTACACCCTGGAAGTGTCCTCGCCGGGTGTGGACCGTCCGTTGTTCACCCTGGAACAATTCGCGCGCCATGTCGGCGAGTCCGCAAAGATCGTGTTGAAGCTTGCGCAGGATGGTCGGCGCCGCTTTCAGGGTCAGATCCTGCGCACCGAGCCGGAAGCTGATGCCGTGGTGTTTTCGGTCGACGGCAAGGACGTGCAGATCGGCTTCGACAACATCGACAAGGCGCGCATCCTGCCGGATTGGGTCGCCCTGGGCCTTGCGCCGCAAAAACCGAATAAGCCCGGCCCGAAAAAACCCGGGCACGACAAGAAGAAACCATCCAACGAGTCGGCGGCTGGCAAGCCGCGCGCGGAGTGA